A DNA window from Actinomadura coerulea contains the following coding sequences:
- a CDS encoding tetratricopeptide repeat protein, whose translation MIGDGPGIRPGSFWERLAPTDRQALRAMGRRADIPPGGMLCHQGTVAPAVYVVFKASPRAASNAVAKEFVDSSDGDESIIDLFGAGDLVGVLGPWGHPQRATVAALDHVTALRVDRRKFRSLLAASPQVAEAMMHAVSESVTYGGRRHAVRAADHPQRLAFHLLELAHRFGEPAPGQGTRIPLRLSQAELANWAGISRETLVRWFRAWRAKGILDRRARPLTVLDVERLRRAASPWGDDWPAAEAERPPEEARGQDEGAGIAAREPVRLGAPARPPAVRLPADNPYFAGRVVSLGKLDLLVGQSVWPRAVVVQGMAGVGKTTLALHWAHRVVDRFPDGVLFADLRGTSRSPVTPAEAMGQVLRAAGVPGDQVPRTEAELAAQCRSFLGDRRMLLILDNAARPEQIRPLLAATASGLVVVTSRRRLPALLEGADVRTLELREMATQEAVDLISNVLGAGDPRLREEDKAVERLARECGHLPLALGVMAGRLAENPGESVAGTVRELAARDVRDAAPYGPGLAGAGLGDGAAPGTSGTALLAVLSPTFDVAYRSLRRGQREAFRRLGLVAGPDFTPAALAALQDGTVGEARECLEGLRQAYLVHDVGPDRYRMHDLLRDFARERGLREDSDGELQAAQRRLLAGYLAEARRAGDAMAARSRPRAHPGEAHGRPSSAAERAAGLAWFEAERRNLVAAVHQAARLGLHRTCWELADALFDFQEFRRYSEDSIAVHQAGLHAARTEEDWAAAAVMLHNLAMAHFELGDSVQAIGYGEDARRGFRAADPPDRYGEAATLATLADVHVALGRYLTAIDHARRSLAIHGELRDDAGTAKGHDILARAHLGLGDYETALDNAARALDVRRRTHDQPGVAETLLTVAQVHRRQGNVHGAVSHALEALAIRQELADMHGAAQALTELARMNAALGLRDLAQQDAEQALRTYRALGARHGEARALATLGMLMCEATRFAEAFTYCGQALRLHRDTSDRHGEAEALAQIGIVHWRLGRYREAREHLLRALEIRREIGDQHGEANDLEHLSVVMRRLGRHQEAFVLGLEALDLWHRLGARGGMAGTLGSLARTYSRLGLPEEAERAARQALGIRESGGDWYGLGVGMDTLAAVLRRAGRPEEALERELEALRILGEVGDRHSEAVGLGHLAAIHLDLGRAGDALAAGRRALDLAAELGATREQAHALHGLARASQLTGAHDRAVEHVTAEIAIRRETDDQRGLRRALELLRDSRLALGDHAAAADCVRRVRALDGLLAPEGPSDV comes from the coding sequence CAAGGCGTCGCCGAGGGCCGCGAGCAACGCGGTGGCCAAGGAGTTCGTGGACTCCAGCGACGGCGACGAGTCGATCATCGACCTGTTCGGGGCGGGCGACCTGGTCGGCGTCCTCGGGCCGTGGGGGCATCCGCAGCGCGCCACGGTCGCCGCGCTGGACCACGTCACGGCGCTGCGCGTGGACCGCCGCAAGTTCCGCAGCCTCCTGGCGGCGAGCCCGCAGGTCGCCGAGGCGATGATGCACGCCGTCTCCGAGAGCGTCACCTACGGCGGTCGCCGGCACGCGGTGCGGGCCGCCGACCATCCCCAGCGGCTCGCCTTCCACCTGCTGGAGCTGGCGCACCGGTTCGGCGAGCCCGCCCCCGGCCAGGGCACGCGGATCCCCCTGCGGCTCAGCCAGGCGGAGCTGGCGAACTGGGCGGGGATCTCCCGCGAGACGCTGGTGCGCTGGTTCCGGGCGTGGCGGGCCAAGGGCATCCTCGACCGGCGGGCCCGCCCGCTGACCGTCCTCGACGTCGAGCGGCTCCGCCGCGCCGCGAGCCCCTGGGGCGACGACTGGCCGGCCGCCGAGGCCGAACGGCCGCCCGAGGAGGCGCGGGGGCAGGACGAGGGCGCCGGGATCGCGGCGCGCGAACCGGTGCGCCTGGGGGCGCCGGCCCGGCCGCCCGCCGTCCGCCTGCCCGCCGACAACCCCTACTTCGCCGGGCGCGTGGTCAGCCTCGGCAAGCTCGACCTGCTGGTCGGCCAGTCCGTGTGGCCGCGCGCCGTCGTGGTCCAGGGCATGGCGGGCGTCGGCAAGACCACGCTGGCGCTGCACTGGGCGCACCGGGTCGTCGACCGCTTCCCCGACGGCGTCCTGTTCGCCGACCTGCGCGGCACGTCCCGCAGCCCCGTCACCCCGGCGGAGGCGATGGGGCAGGTGCTGCGCGCGGCGGGCGTGCCCGGCGACCAGGTCCCGCGGACGGAGGCGGAGCTGGCGGCGCAGTGCCGGTCCTTTCTCGGCGACCGCCGGATGCTGCTGATCCTGGACAACGCCGCCCGGCCCGAGCAGATCAGGCCGCTGCTGGCGGCGACGGCCTCCGGGCTGGTGGTCGTGACGAGCCGGCGGCGGCTGCCGGCCCTGCTCGAAGGCGCCGACGTGCGGACGCTGGAGCTGCGGGAGATGGCGACGCAGGAGGCCGTGGACCTGATCTCCAACGTCCTCGGGGCGGGCGACCCCCGCCTCCGGGAGGAGGACAAGGCGGTCGAGCGGCTCGCGCGCGAGTGCGGCCACCTGCCGCTCGCGCTCGGCGTCATGGCCGGGCGGCTCGCCGAGAACCCCGGCGAGTCGGTCGCCGGGACCGTCCGGGAACTGGCGGCCCGGGACGTCCGGGACGCCGCGCCGTACGGGCCGGGCCTCGCGGGGGCGGGCCTGGGCGACGGCGCGGCACCCGGGACGTCCGGGACGGCGCTGCTGGCCGTCCTCAGCCCGACGTTCGACGTCGCCTACCGGAGCCTGCGGCGGGGGCAGCGCGAGGCGTTCCGCAGGCTCGGACTGGTCGCCGGCCCCGACTTCACGCCCGCCGCCCTCGCCGCCCTCCAGGACGGCACGGTCGGCGAGGCGCGCGAATGCCTGGAGGGCCTGCGCCAGGCGTACCTGGTGCACGACGTGGGGCCCGACCGCTACCGGATGCACGACCTGCTGCGCGACTTCGCCCGCGAACGGGGGCTGCGCGAGGACTCCGACGGCGAGCTCCAGGCGGCCCAGCGGCGGCTGCTCGCCGGCTACCTCGCCGAGGCGCGCCGCGCCGGGGACGCCATGGCGGCGCGGTCCCGTCCGAGGGCGCACCCGGGGGAGGCGCACGGACGTCCGTCCAGCGCCGCGGAGCGCGCCGCCGGGCTCGCCTGGTTCGAGGCCGAGCGCCGCAACCTGGTCGCCGCGGTGCACCAGGCCGCCCGGCTCGGCCTGCACCGCACGTGCTGGGAGCTCGCCGACGCGCTGTTCGACTTCCAGGAGTTCCGCCGCTACAGCGAGGACAGCATCGCCGTCCACCAGGCGGGCCTGCACGCCGCCCGCACCGAGGAGGACTGGGCGGCCGCGGCCGTCATGCTCCACAACCTGGCGATGGCGCACTTCGAGCTGGGCGACTCCGTCCAGGCCATCGGTTACGGCGAGGACGCGCGGCGCGGGTTCCGGGCCGCCGACCCGCCCGACCGCTACGGGGAGGCCGCGACTCTGGCCACCCTGGCCGACGTCCACGTGGCGCTGGGCCGCTACCTGACGGCGATCGACCACGCGCGGCGCTCCCTCGCCATCCACGGGGAGCTGCGAGACGACGCGGGAACGGCCAAGGGCCACGACATCCTGGCCCGGGCACACCTGGGCCTCGGCGACTACGAGACGGCTCTGGACAACGCCGCCAGGGCGCTCGACGTCCGCCGACGGACGCACGACCAACCGGGCGTGGCGGAGACCCTGCTCACCGTGGCGCAGGTACACCGCCGCCAGGGCAATGTCCACGGCGCGGTCTCGCACGCGCTGGAAGCGCTCGCCATCCGGCAGGAACTCGCCGACATGCACGGCGCCGCGCAGGCGCTGACCGAGCTCGCGCGGATGAACGCCGCGCTCGGCCTGCGCGACCTGGCGCAGCAGGACGCCGAGCAGGCGCTGCGCACCTACCGCGCCCTGGGCGCCCGCCACGGGGAGGCGCGCGCGCTGGCCACGCTCGGCATGCTCATGTGCGAGGCGACGCGGTTCGCCGAGGCGTTCACCTACTGCGGGCAGGCGCTGCGGCTGCACCGCGACACCAGCGACCGGCACGGCGAGGCCGAGGCGCTCGCGCAGATCGGGATCGTCCACTGGCGCCTCGGACGGTACCGCGAGGCGCGCGAGCACCTGCTGCGCGCCCTGGAGATCCGCCGCGAGATCGGCGACCAGCACGGCGAGGCGAACGACCTGGAGCACCTGTCGGTGGTGATGCGGCGCCTCGGCCGCCACCAGGAGGCGTTCGTCCTCGGCCTGGAGGCGCTTGACCTGTGGCACCGGCTCGGCGCGCGGGGCGGGATGGCCGGGACGCTCGGCAGCCTGGCCCGCACCTACTCGCGGCTCGGCCTGCCCGAGGAGGCCGAGCGCGCCGCCCGGCAGGCGCTGGGCATCCGCGAGTCGGGGGGCGACTGGTACGGCCTCGGCGTCGGCATGGACACCCTCGCCGCCGTGCTGCGCCGCGCCGGCCGTCCCGAGGAGGCCCTGGAGCGGGAGCTGGAGGCGCTGCGCATCCTCGGCGAGGTCGGCGACCGGCACAGCGAGGCCGTCGGCCTCGGCCACCTCGCCGCCATCCACCTCGACCTCGGCCGCGCCGGCGACGCCCTGGCGGCCGGGCGGCGCGCCCTCGACCTCGCCGCCGAGCTCGGCGCCACCCGCGAGCAGGCCCACGCCCTGCACGGCCTGGCCCGCGCGTCCCAGCTGACCGGCGCGCACGACCGCGCGGTGGAGCACGTCACCGCCGAGATCGCCATCCGCCGCGAGACCGACGACCAGCGGGGGCTGCGGCGGGCGCTGGAGCTGCTGCGCGACTCCCGCCTGGCCCTCGGCGACCACGCGGCGGCCGCGGACTGCGTCCGCCGCGTCCGCGCCCTGGACGGCCTGCTCGCCCCGGAAGGACCATCCGACGTGTGA